The following is a genomic window from Methanoplanus sp. FWC-SCC4.
GCCCGTATTACCTTTTTTTGCAGATGAATCGCCGGCAATTCAGGGTGCAATATTTTCAGCATATTTTATGGGGGCTTTTCTTACAGTTCTTCCTGCAGGAATATTCTCTGACAGAATTGGAAAAATTCCTCTTATCCGCGTCGGTCTGGTGCTTACAGTTATCTCGGGAATTGTAATGTATATTTTTCCAGAGGTATATCTTGTAGTTTTTTCGAGACTAATAGAAGGTATTGCCGCCGGTCTTTTTGTAGCCTGTGCAATGTCATGGGTTAATGAACAGGCTGATCACAGAAAACTTTCCGGATATTTTTTTGCATGCCTTAATCTGGGCCTTGTAATTGGTCTTGTTGCTGCCGGTCTTTTATCATCTCCTTTTGGAGAAACTTCCGGTATCTTGTTTTTTACTCTGATATCAGCAATCCCAATGCTGACAAGTCTTGTGGCATACGAAAAGTTTGAAAAATCCTATAGAAAAGCAGATCTCAAAGTGGTTGTTCTGGATTATAAATGGCTGTATCTCTCTGTTATCATTTTGGTTGGTGCAACGGGTGTTGTAACGTCACTTTATCCGGAATTTACAGATAACAGCCCTTTGCTTTTAAGCATACAACTTGGAACAATGAATGTTGCAACAATATTTGCATCCCTAATTGCACCACGTTTTGAAATAAGTCCGATTCCGGCTTTAAAGAAAAGTGCGATTGTCATGGCTTTTTTGGTCCTTCTTTCATATTACATTCCGGAAATTCATTTTATGGGTGTTTTTTTGGTTTTTGCAATGATTGGTGCAATTGCCGGTTTTATCATGATCTCGCAGATGGATTATCTTGCACAGACAGGTTATCTTCAGGGTACTGTGATGGGAGTAT
Proteins encoded in this region:
- a CDS encoding MFS transporter; protein product: MKTKISILLGVFAVMALSNTIVPVLPFFADESPAIQGAIFSAYFMGAFLTVLPAGIFSDRIGKIPLIRVGLVLTVISGIVMYIFPEVYLVVFSRLIEGIAAGLFVACAMSWVNEQADHRKLSGYFFACLNLGLVIGLVAAGLLSSPFGETSGILFFTLISAIPMLTSLVAYEKFEKSYRKADLKVVVLDYKWLYLSVIILVGATGVVTSLYPEFTDNSPLLLSIQLGTMNVATIFASLIAPRFEISPIPALKKSAIVMAFLVLLSYYIPEIHFMGVFLVFAMIGAIAGFIMISQMDYLAQTGYLQGTVMGVYSAAAYAGMTFLPLFAGIIAEESGYLPAFFVVAVLSFSVAFTITRCNICKLENA